The genomic interval GATATTGTCCATGATAATGCTTCAGGAAAACATTCAGGGACTGTTAACGGTGATAAAATAATATTCGGAGAAGGAATAACTGAGAATGATCTTGTTTTTTCATTAGATGGCACTGACTTGGTTATTACGTTTAAAGGAACAGAGAGTGATTCCATCCGTATTGTTGATGGGGTAAGTAATACTTATAAGTTAATAGACCGTATCGCCTTTGCAGATGGTAGCTCGTTTTCCGTGCGAAATGAGTTACCGGAAATCTTCTTTACCGAGGGCGCCGATACTATTGATCTATCATCGACTCCACTGGCTCTCACGTTAAAAGGTCTTGGTGGTGACGATATCATAACCACAGGTAATTCTGCTGATACAATTGATGGTGGGGCTGGCGACGATATAATTAATGCCGGCTATGGCGCAAATACAGTATATGGTGGCGATGGAAATGATACTGTTACATCACTAAATAATAATGACACTATCTTTGGTGGTGCCGGTGATGATGTAATCGATGCCGGCTATGGTCGGAACATCGTCTATGGTGGTTCTGGTAACGATATCATTTCTGTAGGTAGAGGGAGTGATACTGTATTTTGTGGCGCAGGCGATGATACAATTAGTGCTATTGGTGGTAATAATACACTGTCGGGAGGCGCAGGCGATGACACTCTAAATAGTGGCTCTGGCGCAGATGTCTATATATACAATAGTGGTGATGGCCATGATATTATTCATGATAATACCGCTAACCTCTCTCAGGCATCGACAGATATACTAAAGTTTGGAGAAGGAATCTTTGCTTCTGACATTCTGCTACGTTCTGATGGTGACGATTTACTTGTCGTCTTTAAGCATAGTTCAGCTGACTCAATCCGAATTGTTGATGCTCTTGGAAGTGGATACAATCAAATAGAACAGTTGGAATTTGCTGATGGTTCTATCTTTATTGTTAAAAACACTTTGTC from Halodesulfovibrio aestuarii DSM 17919 = ATCC 29578 carries:
- a CDS encoding calcium-binding protein, coding for MRTELSEISLTENADIVDQSSAQIALTLNGLGGDDSISTGSSADTIDGGTGDDTINAGAGNNIVYGGEGKDTITAGSGADTISGGAGDDIINAGYGKNILHGDDGNDTITAASHNDTIYGDAGDDSIIVSGGTNELHGGEGNDTIITGLGTNTIEGGLGDDTLEGGAGYDYYIYNRGDGHDIVHDNASGKHSGTVNGDKIIFGEGITENDLVFSLDGTDLVITFKGTESDSIRIVDGVSNTYKLIDRIAFADGSSFSVRNELPEIFFTEGADTIDLSSTPLALTLKGLGGDDIITTGNSADTIDGGAGDDIINAGYGANTVYGGDGNDTVTSLNNNDTIFGGAGDDVIDAGYGRNIVYGGSGNDIISVGRGSDTVFCGAGDDTISAIGGNNTLSGGAGDDTLNSGSGADVYIYNSGDGHDIIHDNTANLSQASTDILKFGEGIFASDILLRSDGDDLLVVFKHSSADSIRIVDALGSGYNQIEQLEFADGSIFIVKNTLSNQDFIELGEIELSSSASSLVDKIGTEGDDLLVTGSEDNRILGLSGNDTINAGGGNDIIIGGSGNDIINAGNGNDVIVGGIGNDTITGGIGGDTYIFNIGDGHDTITEG